In Halanaeroarchaeum sp. HSR-CO, one DNA window encodes the following:
- a CDS encoding 4Fe-4S dicluster domain-containing protein, protein MTLRVVPDGDRCIDCGGCEVACKVEWDVPHSAERIEVVTHNEGEEGTRYSGGESHTPMQCYNCEEAPCIDVCPTDALHRDEHGLVQVDQDTCIGCSYCSWACPFGAPQYPEESATTGGAGTMDKCTTCVDRLEDGEEPACVETCPTDALVFGTPGEIASELRSRGSETAFSAAESEVVFGVGSD, encoded by the coding sequence ATGACGCTGCGCGTCGTTCCCGACGGCGACCGCTGTATCGACTGCGGCGGCTGTGAGGTCGCCTGCAAGGTCGAGTGGGACGTCCCCCACTCGGCCGAGCGTATCGAGGTCGTGACCCACAACGAGGGCGAGGAGGGGACCCGCTATTCGGGCGGCGAGTCCCACACGCCGATGCAGTGCTATAACTGCGAGGAGGCGCCCTGTATCGACGTGTGTCCGACCGACGCCCTCCACCGCGACGAGCACGGTCTCGTGCAGGTCGACCAGGACACCTGTATCGGCTGTTCGTACTGTTCGTGGGCCTGTCCGTTCGGCGCCCCCCAGTACCCCGAGGAATCGGCCACTACCGGCGGGGCCGGGACCATGGACAAGTGTACGACCTGTGTCGATCGCCTCGAAGACGGCGAGGAGCCGGCCTGCGTGGAGACCTGTCCGACGGACGCCCTGGTCTTCGGGACGCCGGGGGAGATCGCCTCCGAGCTCCGCAGTCGCGGGAGCGAGACCGCCTTCAGCGCCGCGGAGTCCGAGGTCGTCTTCGGCGTGGGAAGTGACTGA
- a CDS encoding molybdopterin-dependent oxidoreductase, with protein MSSLELERRNFLKAASGTALAAAAGSGRVLAESGTEDDDAGETGSADPETVKTICTHCAVGCGLKMEVEEDAVVGQQTWNDHPINQGGLCAKGASLVDTVNSETRLKEPMKKENGEWVPVSWEEALDDIASELSRVREEYGPDSTFWMGSAKVSNEEAYMFRKFAAFYGTNNVDHQARICHSTTVAGLANTWGFGAQTNPINDFQHQDATLIIGHNTTESHPVMMQYVQAAQRNGGTVINAEPRFTKTSAQSDEFVRFRPGTDVPFIYGLLYHIVFNLEAHDEAFIRDRVYGWKDVKETIREYDLETVSDITWVDVADLKSVAETLANAESSTVDWAMGATQHTNGTQNIRVYAILNLALGHAAQSGGGANPLRGHDNVQGATDTCILSHTLPGYYGLGAGAWDHWSSVWDQTPSTSGSTSYEDMRSRFHSTDLMEKNGLTVSRWYEAAHPDAEAGTDFHQPNPLKAAVIWGHSLNSISEMKRMKEAMENMDIIVGVDPYPALTSSLPDRDDGIYLLPAATQLEAEGSVTNSNRSIQWRSRAVTPRHNSRTDFEIMQDLADRLGFGEHFDYEEVEDVTREWNLGMRTIGMIGQTPERIKAHMENAGVFSSDDLKAEVTDDHPLAGDYFGLPWPSWHDEHPGTPILYDDSKPPAEGGLDFRARWGTEGPAGTLLREPYEPDWYDGTVEGVPQYPMWHTVLPDPETPAAKTIPIEYAEREDMSVYDAAKALAEAGHDVDPEEYSEFDAEQPDPPTGRGRARMTAENLHDPVPIHREPVETPRPDLAEEYPNYDRLEDLYRVNLDNAGNQRERLNMVDERPLIMTTGRQVEHTGGGAETRNNPYTAERAPMMYAELNPAVANEIGVETGEWITVGTDRGTIVVQAKVTERVNQEEIFLPFHWGGVFEGESLADRYPDGLEPLAIGDSANIGTSDGYDPQTMMQETKANLALVEKASADQIPDLPDEQLAFQQEKGYVRTPLGGDGE; from the coding sequence ATGTCGAGTCTCGAACTCGAACGCCGGAACTTCCTCAAAGCGGCTAGCGGTACGGCGCTGGCCGCTGCCGCGGGTAGCGGACGAGTTCTGGCCGAAAGTGGCACCGAAGACGACGACGCGGGCGAGACGGGGTCCGCCGACCCCGAAACCGTCAAGACCATCTGTACGCACTGCGCGGTCGGCTGCGGTCTCAAGATGGAGGTCGAAGAGGACGCGGTCGTGGGCCAGCAAACCTGGAACGACCACCCGATCAACCAGGGCGGACTCTGTGCGAAGGGCGCGAGCCTCGTGGACACCGTCAACTCCGAGACCCGGCTCAAAGAGCCGATGAAAAAGGAGAACGGCGAGTGGGTCCCGGTCAGCTGGGAGGAGGCCCTCGACGACATCGCCAGCGAACTCTCGCGGGTGCGTGAAGAGTACGGTCCGGACAGCACCTTCTGGATGGGGTCGGCGAAGGTCAGCAACGAAGAGGCCTACATGTTCCGCAAGTTCGCGGCCTTCTACGGGACGAACAACGTGGACCATCAGGCCCGTATCTGTCACTCTACCACCGTCGCCGGTCTCGCGAACACCTGGGGCTTTGGCGCCCAGACCAACCCGATCAACGACTTCCAGCACCAGGACGCCACCCTCATCATCGGGCACAACACCACCGAGTCACACCCGGTGATGATGCAGTACGTGCAGGCGGCCCAGCGCAACGGCGGCACCGTCATCAATGCGGAGCCCCGCTTTACGAAGACGTCCGCGCAGTCCGACGAGTTCGTCCGGTTCCGCCCTGGCACGGACGTCCCCTTCATCTACGGCCTGCTCTATCACATCGTCTTCAACCTCGAGGCCCACGACGAGGCGTTCATCCGCGACCGGGTCTACGGGTGGAAAGACGTCAAGGAGACCATTCGCGAGTACGACCTGGAGACCGTCTCCGACATCACCTGGGTCGACGTCGCGGACCTCAAATCCGTCGCCGAGACGCTGGCGAACGCCGAATCGAGTACCGTCGACTGGGCGATGGGCGCGACCCAGCACACCAATGGCACCCAGAACATCCGCGTCTACGCCATCCTCAACCTCGCGCTGGGACACGCCGCGCAGTCGGGCGGCGGGGCGAACCCGCTCCGTGGGCACGACAACGTCCAGGGCGCGACGGACACGTGTATCCTCTCGCATACGCTCCCCGGGTATTACGGGCTCGGGGCGGGCGCCTGGGACCACTGGTCGTCGGTCTGGGACCAGACGCCGAGCACCAGCGGGTCGACGTCCTACGAGGACATGCGCTCGCGGTTCCACAGCACCGATCTGATGGAGAAAAACGGCCTCACGGTCTCGCGGTGGTACGAGGCCGCCCACCCCGACGCCGAGGCGGGTACCGACTTCCACCAGCCGAACCCGCTGAAGGCCGCCGTCATCTGGGGGCACTCGCTGAACTCCATCAGCGAGATGAAACGCATGAAGGAGGCCATGGAGAACATGGATATCATCGTGGGCGTCGATCCCTACCCCGCGTTGACCTCCTCGCTGCCGGACCGGGACGACGGCATCTACCTGTTGCCCGCCGCGACCCAGCTCGAGGCCGAGGGCAGCGTTACGAACTCCAACCGGTCGATCCAGTGGCGCTCGCGGGCGGTCACCCCGCGACACAACTCCCGGACGGACTTCGAGATCATGCAGGATCTCGCCGACCGACTGGGCTTCGGCGAGCACTTCGATTACGAGGAGGTCGAAGACGTCACCCGCGAGTGGAACCTCGGCATGCGGACGATCGGCATGATCGGACAGACGCCCGAGCGGATCAAGGCCCATATGGAGAACGCGGGCGTATTCAGCTCGGACGACCTCAAGGCAGAGGTCACCGACGACCACCCGCTGGCCGGCGATTACTTCGGGCTGCCATGGCCCTCGTGGCACGACGAGCACCCGGGCACGCCCATCCTCTACGACGACAGCAAACCGCCCGCCGAAGGTGGCCTCGACTTCCGTGCCCGCTGGGGAACGGAGGGACCCGCCGGGACGCTGCTCCGCGAGCCCTACGAACCGGACTGGTACGACGGCACCGTCGAGGGCGTTCCGCAGTACCCGATGTGGCATACCGTCCTGCCGGACCCGGAGACGCCGGCGGCCAAGACCATCCCGATCGAGTACGCCGAACGCGAGGACATGTCGGTCTACGACGCCGCGAAGGCCCTCGCCGAAGCGGGCCACGACGTCGACCCCGAGGAGTACAGCGAGTTCGACGCCGAACAGCCCGATCCCCCGACCGGTCGTGGACGGGCCCGAATGACGGCGGAGAACCTCCACGATCCGGTCCCCATCCACCGCGAACCCGTCGAGACCCCCCGCCCCGACCTGGCCGAGGAGTATCCCAACTACGACCGCCTGGAGGACCTCTATCGGGTCAACCTCGACAACGCGGGCAACCAGCGCGAGCGGCTGAACATGGTCGACGAGCGACCGCTGATCATGACGACCGGCCGGCAGGTCGAGCACACCGGCGGCGGCGCGGAGACCCGAAACAACCCGTACACCGCCGAGCGTGCACCGATGATGTACGCCGAGCTCAACCCGGCGGTCGCCAACGAGATCGGCGTGGAGACCGGCGAGTGGATCACGGTCGGCACCGACCGCGGAACGATCGTCGTCCAGGCGAAGGTCACCGAGCGGGTCAACCAGGAGGAGATCTTCCTCCCGTTCCACTGGGGCGGCGTCTTCGAAGGCGAATCGCTCGCCGATCGGTATCCCGACGGTCTCGAGCCGCTGGCCATCGGGGACTCGGCCAACATCGGCACCTCCGACGGCTACGACCCACAGACGATGATGCAAGAGACGAAAGCGAACCTCGCGCTCGTCGAGAAGGCGAGCGCGGACCAGATCCCCGACCTCCCGGACGAACAGCTCGCCTTCCAGCAGGAGAAGGGATACGTCCGCACCCCGCTCGGAGGTGATGGCGAATGA
- a CDS encoding molecular chaperone, translated as MTPTTDPDAESTLAQLYDFAATAFADPPTEAWVRTLHDGALPDPAVAPDDRLAAGLEALRTWADGVEDPAEEADRLATEYTRLFVGPRPQLQIHESWYAGDFLGEPLAAVSRDYDALGIEPAADLKEEADHAAVELAALRELSNRAASDPDAKVRFLAAHGDWFDALAADVRETADGPFYPAVADVAAGLVAVDMDRLEVDR; from the coding sequence ATGACTCCCACAACTGACCCCGACGCGGAATCGACGCTCGCCCAGCTATACGACTTCGCCGCCACCGCCTTCGCGGATCCACCGACGGAGGCGTGGGTCCGTACGCTGCACGACGGTGCACTCCCGGACCCGGCCGTCGCGCCGGACGATCGACTCGCTGCCGGCCTCGAGGCGCTTCGGACGTGGGCCGACGGGGTCGAGGACCCCGCCGAGGAGGCAGATCGCCTGGCGACCGAGTACACGCGCCTGTTCGTGGGCCCGCGACCGCAACTCCAGATCCACGAATCCTGGTACGCCGGCGACTTCCTCGGCGAACCACTCGCAGCGGTGTCCCGGGACTACGACGCACTGGGTATCGAACCGGCGGCCGACCTCAAAGAGGAAGCCGACCACGCGGCCGTAGAACTCGCCGCGCTCCGGGAACTCTCCAACCGAGCGGCGAGCGATCCCGACGCGAAAGTTCGGTTCCTCGCGGCACACGGTGACTGGTTCGACGCGCTGGCCGCGGACGTCCGGGAAACGGCCGACGGCCCGTTCTACCCAGCCGTGGCCGACGTCGCGGCGGGACTGGTCGCCGTCGACATGGACAGGCTGGAGGTCGATCGATGA
- a CDS encoding cytochrome b/b6 domain-containing protein — protein sequence MSDGHADTGGLVRFTGVQVYVHLLLAASILSLLLTGLGITFGSHVGWIAALVGSDNLILVHVLVGVLLFVVLLYYAFYVLLGLFTGDVPTAWLPDGETVREAIAYAKWAVGVGPKPTAGKYTWIQKSEILIIAAESLVLVATGLVLTFPGLLLAYKPSFLIVSDVHAVVAYTLLMGVTYHLWDTHMVEFPLDESMFTGRVSVERARKEWADWVGDGRVAADGGSTARRTPEVAGAIGVLVVFAVVYSGIVLDRVLAPLPGTGETLLFDLEPGALMGGSLGFVWTIGLNLVAIVLLAGLLALFYGLSLRLTGDTDL from the coding sequence ATGAGCGACGGCCACGCGGATACCGGCGGATTGGTGCGGTTCACCGGCGTCCAGGTGTACGTCCACCTCCTGCTGGCGGCCTCGATCCTATCCCTGCTGCTGACGGGACTGGGCATCACCTTCGGGAGCCACGTCGGGTGGATCGCGGCGCTCGTCGGGAGCGACAATCTGATCCTGGTCCACGTGCTGGTGGGGGTTCTCCTCTTCGTCGTCCTCCTCTACTACGCGTTTTACGTCCTGCTGGGGCTTTTTACCGGCGACGTTCCCACCGCCTGGCTCCCGGACGGCGAGACCGTTCGCGAAGCCATCGCCTACGCGAAGTGGGCCGTCGGCGTGGGCCCCAAACCGACCGCGGGGAAGTACACCTGGATCCAGAAATCGGAGATCCTGATCATCGCCGCGGAGTCCCTCGTCCTGGTCGCCACCGGACTGGTGTTGACCTTCCCTGGATTGCTACTGGCCTACAAGCCGTCGTTTTTGATCGTCAGCGACGTGCACGCAGTGGTCGCCTACACGCTGCTGATGGGCGTGACCTACCATCTCTGGGACACCCACATGGTCGAATTCCCCCTGGACGAGTCCATGTTCACGGGCCGCGTTTCGGTCGAACGCGCCCGCAAGGAGTGGGCCGACTGGGTCGGTGACGGCCGCGTCGCCGCCGACGGCGGGTCCACGGCTCGTCGGACACCAGAGGTCGCCGGCGCCATCGGCGTCCTCGTCGTCTTCGCCGTCGTCTACTCCGGGATCGTTCTGGACCGCGTGCTGGCACCCCTGCCAGGCACCGGGGAGACGCTGCTATTCGACCTCGAACCCGGCGCACTCATGGGCGGCAGCCTCGGGTTCGTCTGGACGATCGGATTGAATCTGGTGGCGATCGTCCTCCTGGCCGGACTGCTCGCCCTGTTCTACGGCCTCTCCCTGCGACTCACCGGAGACACTGACCTATGA
- a CDS encoding aldehyde ferredoxin oxidoreductase family protein has translation MDGFHGNLLAVDLDDRTVETVGIPDRWLSDHLGGRGLGIRLLLERQSADVDPLGPENTLVFTTGPLTGTGVPGASRVWVGSKSPLTGSLGESFAGGRFGRQLALSGFDGVVIRGTADEPVVLEVTDGDPALRPAADQWGRRVDDCTGDLAPGARSAACIGPAGERQVRIAAIITDDARAAAGRGLAAVMGAKRLKGVVVGGSTPPPIADPDRLQEERTAFMRSLRENDRLMAWGEFGTTTNVEILNERGMLPTKNFADGSFEGAAEIGGAALDGLTVDQHGCVNCPVKCKNTVSTTIDEETVRTGGPEYETIVSFGSLVMNDDLATITEANRRCNAYGLDTIGTGHAIAAAMEATERYEWGDSRAILELIEKIAHREGIGVVLADGPKATEDALELDGGVAHIKGAPASMHDPRGKKGVGLSAAVSPRGGTHTEGFDDALLERAAVETALPVDTGLAMAETTGKPEAVIVFENAQSFVNSLVFCSHLVTTVGRDRNYRDIVSLVAATTGLDLDVDASLRIGERNFTLGKIFAAREGFTVDHDDLPDRLRQPIQGSPAGTDLPELSFSADELATMRERYYDLRGWTDEGIEPGTLERLGLGDLIDDRGAVSRSHPRTATPTDV, from the coding sequence ATGGACGGATTCCACGGTAACCTCCTGGCAGTCGACCTCGACGACCGCACCGTCGAGACCGTCGGGATTCCGGACCGCTGGCTCAGCGACCACCTGGGTGGCCGCGGCCTCGGAATTCGGCTCCTGCTCGAGCGGCAGTCGGCGGACGTCGATCCACTGGGTCCCGAGAACACGCTGGTCTTCACCACCGGGCCGCTGACCGGAACGGGGGTCCCTGGGGCGTCCCGGGTCTGGGTCGGAAGTAAATCGCCACTCACCGGCAGTCTCGGCGAGTCCTTCGCTGGCGGCCGGTTCGGACGGCAGCTCGCGCTCTCCGGGTTCGACGGCGTGGTTATCCGGGGTACCGCGGACGAACCGGTCGTCCTCGAAGTGACCGATGGCGACCCCGCGTTGCGTCCCGCGGCGGACCAGTGGGGTCGGCGGGTGGACGACTGTACCGGCGACCTCGCTCCGGGCGCCCGATCGGCCGCCTGCATCGGACCGGCCGGCGAGCGACAGGTTCGCATCGCCGCCATCATCACGGACGACGCCCGGGCCGCCGCCGGGCGGGGGCTGGCGGCCGTCATGGGTGCCAAACGGCTCAAAGGCGTCGTGGTCGGGGGTTCGACGCCGCCACCGATCGCGGATCCCGACCGCCTGCAGGAAGAGCGGACCGCGTTCATGCGGTCGCTCCGGGAGAACGACCGCCTGATGGCCTGGGGCGAGTTCGGGACGACGACCAACGTCGAGATCCTGAACGAGCGAGGAATGCTCCCGACGAAGAACTTCGCGGACGGCTCGTTCGAGGGAGCGGCCGAGATCGGCGGTGCAGCCCTCGATGGGCTCACCGTCGACCAACACGGCTGTGTCAACTGCCCGGTGAAGTGCAAGAACACGGTCTCGACGACGATCGACGAGGAGACCGTGCGAACCGGCGGCCCGGAGTACGAGACTATCGTCTCCTTCGGCAGCCTCGTGATGAACGACGACCTCGCGACGATCACCGAGGCGAATCGCCGCTGTAACGCCTACGGCCTGGATACGATCGGTACGGGTCACGCCATCGCGGCGGCCATGGAGGCCACGGAGCGCTACGAGTGGGGCGATTCCCGGGCGATCCTCGAACTGATCGAGAAGATCGCCCACCGCGAGGGGATCGGCGTGGTCCTGGCTGACGGCCCGAAGGCGACCGAGGACGCCCTCGAACTGGACGGCGGCGTCGCTCATATCAAGGGCGCGCCGGCGAGTATGCACGATCCCCGGGGCAAGAAGGGGGTTGGACTCTCGGCGGCGGTCTCGCCGCGCGGCGGTACCCACACCGAGGGGTTCGACGACGCACTGCTGGAGCGGGCGGCCGTGGAGACGGCGCTCCCCGTCGACACCGGCCTGGCCATGGCCGAGACGACGGGGAAACCGGAAGCGGTGATCGTCTTCGAGAACGCCCAGAGCTTCGTGAACTCGCTCGTGTTCTGTTCACACCTCGTGACCACGGTCGGGCGCGACCGGAACTACCGGGACATCGTCAGTCTCGTCGCGGCCACCACCGGGCTAGACCTGGACGTCGATGCCTCCCTGCGCATCGGCGAGCGAAACTTCACACTCGGGAAGATTTTCGCGGCCCGGGAAGGGTTCACGGTCGATCACGACGACCTGCCCGACCGACTCCGCCAGCCGATCCAGGGGTCGCCGGCCGGCACCGACTTGCCGGAGCTATCGTTCTCCGCAGACGAACTCGCGACGATGCGAGAACGCTACTACGATCTGCGCGGGTGGACCGACGAGGGTATCGAGCCGGGAACCCTCGAACGGCTGGGTCTCGGCGACCTGATCGACGACCGAGGGGCAGTCAGTCGGTCGCACCCGCGAACGGCCACCCCAACCGATGTCTGA
- a CDS encoding 4Fe-4S binding protein yields MSHVVAVVSDCRGTAAIDREAVAGALTAAETVTTPSLSAHAADLRDRVLDADPDAVLLIAGDDPIRESFRAALEDADIQTATISPYLGAGQQEPQATAIVAGAGNAELAAMPDRADFVHETADERDDVVVVGDPTAATDLAAVADVTLLADGRELSAASMPNDVAVRPGTVVDVTQAESGYELTVSSRVTPDCTGCGRCLRQYPEATTNVPVAVETDEPIGGVCPVDAIRPADDPYTDTLAADQIVWPEYDGDLADTIWMHTESAGVTAAVREAADRRHAEPVTVDAETCAVGRNGQAGCSACEAACPNDAIEVSIAGDGGVRIRPDRCVACGTCVSVCPTDSIEPTRTFDVATHARMVRDAVGPLLETHEIGGGLLSRGTEPVPFAVAFVSDGVRPAFEAALTGRPTPPVIPITVPNVLAVPDAVAEYVVALGADGVLLASDPERPLDPVTETARSANRALADIGVGERVHVADTASPAGLAETLSTMLPSDAREAAETGAVSLDSRHALGRDATVAMVADQGGGTVTVTAPGVGEVAVEESACTLCDTCDNLCPTGALTQSDGTLSFDPAACVGCGLCETGCPEDAITVTETITVEAGSLGDTRTVVEQDRVECRVCGEPFASQSGLDAMRDRLDDASLEALDLEVCPSCRTMEGRPTDGRIPR; encoded by the coding sequence ATGAGCCACGTCGTCGCCGTCGTGAGTGACTGCCGGGGCACCGCGGCTATCGATAGAGAGGCGGTCGCCGGGGCCCTGACCGCGGCCGAGACGGTGACGACCCCATCACTATCGGCCCACGCGGCGGACCTCAGGGACCGAGTCCTCGACGCCGATCCGGATGCGGTGCTCCTGATCGCTGGCGACGATCCGATCCGCGAGTCGTTCCGCGCGGCGCTCGAGGACGCCGACATTCAGACGGCGACGATCAGCCCGTACCTGGGTGCCGGCCAGCAAGAACCACAGGCGACCGCGATCGTCGCCGGCGCGGGTAATGCCGAGCTCGCGGCGATGCCCGACCGCGCCGACTTCGTTCACGAGACGGCCGACGAACGCGACGACGTCGTGGTGGTCGGCGATCCGACGGCGGCCACCGATCTGGCCGCGGTCGCCGACGTCACGCTACTCGCCGACGGTCGGGAACTCTCCGCAGCGTCGATGCCGAACGACGTTGCGGTTCGACCCGGAACGGTCGTCGACGTCACCCAGGCCGAAAGCGGGTACGAACTCACCGTCTCCAGTCGCGTGACGCCGGACTGCACCGGCTGTGGGCGCTGTCTCAGACAGTATCCCGAGGCCACCACGAACGTCCCGGTCGCCGTCGAAACCGACGAACCGATCGGCGGAGTCTGTCCCGTCGACGCGATCCGCCCGGCCGACGACCCGTACACGGACACGCTCGCCGCCGACCAGATCGTGTGGCCGGAGTACGACGGCGATCTGGCGGACACCATCTGGATGCACACCGAGAGCGCCGGCGTCACGGCGGCGGTGCGCGAGGCGGCCGACCGTCGACACGCCGAACCGGTCACCGTCGACGCCGAGACCTGTGCGGTCGGTCGGAACGGCCAGGCCGGCTGTTCAGCCTGCGAGGCGGCCTGTCCGAACGACGCAATCGAGGTCTCGATCGCCGGCGATGGCGGCGTACGGATCAGGCCGGACCGCTGTGTCGCCTGTGGCACCTGCGTGTCTGTCTGTCCCACCGATTCGATCGAGCCCACCCGGACATTCGACGTCGCCACCCACGCGAGGATGGTCCGCGACGCCGTCGGGCCGCTCCTCGAGACACACGAGATCGGTGGGGGGTTGCTGTCGCGCGGCACCGAACCGGTTCCCTTCGCCGTCGCCTTCGTCAGTGACGGCGTTCGGCCGGCGTTCGAGGCGGCGCTAACCGGACGGCCGACCCCACCGGTGATTCCGATCACGGTGCCGAACGTGCTGGCCGTTCCCGACGCAGTCGCCGAGTACGTGGTCGCACTCGGTGCCGACGGCGTATTGTTGGCGAGCGACCCCGAACGGCCCCTCGACCCCGTGACGGAAACCGCCCGGTCGGCGAACCGCGCGCTCGCGGATATCGGCGTCGGCGAACGCGTCCACGTCGCCGATACCGCCTCGCCGGCCGGCCTCGCCGAGACGCTGTCCACGATGCTGCCGTCCGACGCCCGCGAAGCGGCCGAGACCGGTGCCGTCTCCCTCGACTCCCGACACGCGCTCGGCCGGGATGCCACCGTGGCGATGGTCGCCGACCAGGGCGGTGGGACGGTGACCGTGACTGCACCGGGAGTGGGAGAGGTGGCCGTCGAGGAGTCGGCGTGCACGCTCTGTGATACCTGTGACAACCTCTGTCCGACCGGTGCACTCACCCAGTCCGACGGCACGCTGTCCTTCGATCCGGCGGCCTGTGTCGGCTGTGGGCTCTGCGAGACCGGCTGTCCGGAAGACGCCATCACGGTCACGGAGACGATCACCGTCGAAGCGGGATCGCTCGGAGACACTCGGACGGTCGTCGAGCAGGACCGCGTGGAGTGTCGAGTGTGTGGGGAACCGTTCGCATCGCAGTCCGGACTGGACGCGATGCGCGACCGACTCGACGATGCGAGCCTCGAGGCGCTCGACCTCGAGGTGTGCCCGTCATGTAGAACGATGGAGGGACGCCCAACCGATGGACGGATTCCACGGTAA